GGTCTATCTCACCGGTGGCTTTAAAAAGCCGCGCGAGCTGACCTGGATTACAGGCGTAATCTTGGCCGTCATTACGGTGTCGTTTGGCGTGACTGGGTACTCGCTGCCCTGGGACCAAACCGGATACTGGGCTGTCAAGATTGTCTCGGGCGTTCCAGATGCCATTCCGCTGGTTGGCGGTACGTTGGTTGAGCTCATCCGCGGCGGTGCTAGTGTCGGTCAAGGGACGCTCAGCCGCTTCTACAGCATGCACACCTTCGTTTTGCCCTGGCTGATTGCAGTCTTTATGCTGCTGCACTTTTTGATGATCCGCAAGCAGGGCATCTCGGGGCCGTTGTAAGCGCGAGCGGCGGCCGCTGCACCGAAGTGATTGCAACTAGGGGAGAACGCGAGCGATGCCTGTCAAAAAACCCGACTTAAGCGATCCGCAACTGCGCGAGAAACTTGCCAAGGGCATGGGCCACAGCTACTACGGCGAGCCTGCCTGGCCCAACGACCTGCTGTACGTTTTTCCGGTCGTCATCCTGGGCACGATTGGCCTATGCGTTAGCTTGGCGGTTCTTGACCCGGTCATGCGAGGGGAGCCGGCCAATCCGTTTGCGACGCCGCTAGAGATTTTGCCGGAGTGGTACCTCTACCCGGCCTTTCAAATTCTGCGCATTTTGCCCAACAAGCTGCTGGGCGTTGCTGGCATGGCTGCCATCCCGGTGGGATTGCTGCTGGTGCCCTTTATTGAGAACGTCAATCCGTTCCAAAACCCCTTCCGCCGCCCCGTTGCGACCGG
This portion of the Cyanobacteria bacterium QS_8_64_29 genome encodes:
- a CDS encoding cytochrome b6 (electron transport protein); this translates as MFTKQFTDSKAYQWFQERLEIQAISDDVSSKYVPPHVNIFYCLGGITLTCFLIQFATGFAMTFYYQPTVGQAFSSVQHLMNDVSFGWLIRSIHRWSASMMVLMMILHTFRVYLTGGFKKPRELTWITGVILAVITVSFGVTGYSLPWDQTGYWAVKIVSGVPDAIPLVGGTLVELIRGGASVGQGTLSRFYSMHTFVLPWLIAVFMLLHFLMIRKQGISGPL
- a CDS encoding cytochrome b6-f complex subunit IV, translating into MPVKKPDLSDPQLREKLAKGMGHSYYGEPAWPNDLLYVFPVVILGTIGLCVSLAVLDPVMRGEPANPFATPLEILPEWYLYPAFQILRILPNKLLGVAGMAAIPVGLLLVPFIENVNPFQNPFRRPVATGAFLFGTVVTIWLGIGATYPLDESLTLGLF